DNA from Aliarcobacter skirrowii CCUG 10374:
CAACTCCAGTAGCTGCTTAAGAAAGGAGAAAAAATGTTTCATTGGTTTGAACAAAGACCGTTTTTCTTTGCGGTACTAGTATTTATATTTATTTCATTTGCGGGTATTATCGAAGTAATTCCAGATTTTGCAAAACAAAGTAGACCAACAGTTGGTACAAAACCTTACTCTGTATTGGAACTTGCAGGAAGACATGTATATATTAAAGATTCATGTAATGCTTGTCACTCACAGTTAATTAGACCATTTAAATCAGAAACTGATAGATATGGTATGTACTCTTTAAGTGGTGAGTATGCTTACGATAGACCATTTTTATGGGGATCAAAAAGAACTGGACCAGATTTAATGAGAGTTGGAAATTATAGAACTACAGATTGGCATGAAAATCATATGTGGGATCCAGTAGCTGTTGTTCCTGGAAGTATTATGCCAGCATATAAACATCAATTTACAAATATAGCTGATATAGAGACTGCGTATGCAGAAGCTATAACAATTAAAAAAGTGTTTAACACACCATATGATCAAGATGGTATGCCAAAACTTGGAACTTGGGAAGAAGCTAAAAAAGCTGCTTTAGCTGAGGCACAAGAGATAGCAAACTCAATGAGAAATGAAAAAGTTAAACAAGCTGTTGCAAATGGTGAAGTTCCTGAAATAGTTGCATTAATTGCATATTTAAATTCTTTAAAATAAAAGGCTTAAGATGGATTATGAAGCACTAGTAAATTTACAAGGTTATGTTAAATTCTTTCTTATCTTAATAGTATTTGTACTATTTTACTCTTATGCTTTCTCTATTTACAGAAGAGATAGAAAAGGGGAAAGAGATTTTGAGAAGTACTCTAAACTTGTACATGATGACTCAAGTGTTTCAGAACCTCTTGAAAAAAGAGAAGAGAAAGAAAAAGTTATAGGTAATAAGGAGAAATAAGATGAAATCTATGGTTATAGGTGGAATAATTCTTATCATCGCATTAATGGCAGGAACTTACTATGTTGCAGGTGACGCTTTTAATACGGATGATTATATCAATGCTTTAACATTTTTAGGGGCAGCTGCTATTATTACAATTAGTACATTTGTTGTTCTAAAATATGTTAATCAGATGAAAAATGACAGAGCAGGTGGTGATCTTGCTGATGAGAATTGGGATGGAATTGGTGAGTATAAAAATCCTGTTCCAACAGGTTGGGCACTAGCATTTATTGGAACAATTCTTTGGATGTTTTGGTATTTTACAATTGGTTACCCAATTAATGGATTCTCTCAAATTGGTCAATGGAATGAAGAGACAAATGCATATAATGCGAAGTTTGAACAAAAATGGGTAAATCCAAATGAGTCAACTTTGAATGCAATGGGTCAATCACTTTTCTTAGTTCAATGTGCTCCTTGTCATGGAGTTGATGCAGAGGGAATTGATGGTAAAGCACAAGACTTAACAAAAAGAATGAGTAAAGATCAAATTGTTTATGTAATTAAAAATGGTGCAAACAATTTAACAGAAGCTTTCCCAGGTGGAATGCCTCCTATGATGTTACAAGATGAAAAAGAGATATCTGATGTAGCTGAATATATCGCAAGTGGATTCAAAGGTGAAGCTCCAGCTGCTTATGCAACTTGTGCTACTTGTCACGGTGATAACGGAGAAGGTATGCCATTTGTAGGTCCAAATATTAAATCTTATGATGATGGTATTGTACTTGCTGTATTAAAACAAGGTAAAAAAGGTCTTCTAGGAGAGATGCCTCATTTTAATGGAAGATTAAATGAGACTCAAGAGAGAGCTTTAGCTTCATATATTAGAAGTATAGGAGATAAATAATGGCAAATAATACACAAATGAATGAAAATGAGAGAGGAATCTTTAAACTAAATGGTATTTCTGGAATGCTAATAGCTGTTGTTTTATTACTAACTATTTTAGCTGTTTTAGTTACAAGTGCTGTTTTAGTTCAACAAAGAGAGGCTACAAACTATTACTCTATAAACCAAGATTTACAAGGTTTAAAAGCA
Protein-coding regions in this window:
- the ccoO gene encoding cytochrome-c oxidase, cbb3-type subunit II, whose product is MFHWFEQRPFFFAVLVFIFISFAGIIEVIPDFAKQSRPTVGTKPYSVLELAGRHVYIKDSCNACHSQLIRPFKSETDRYGMYSLSGEYAYDRPFLWGSKRTGPDLMRVGNYRTTDWHENHMWDPVAVVPGSIMPAYKHQFTNIADIETAYAEAITIKKVFNTPYDQDGMPKLGTWEEAKKAALAEAQEIANSMRNEKVKQAVANGEVPEIVALIAYLNSLK
- a CDS encoding CcoQ/FixQ family Cbb3-type cytochrome c oxidase assembly chaperone, translated to MDYEALVNLQGYVKFFLILIVFVLFYSYAFSIYRRDRKGERDFEKYSKLVHDDSSVSEPLEKREEKEKVIGNKEK
- a CDS encoding c-type cytochrome, producing MKSMVIGGIILIIALMAGTYYVAGDAFNTDDYINALTFLGAAAIITISTFVVLKYVNQMKNDRAGGDLADENWDGIGEYKNPVPTGWALAFIGTILWMFWYFTIGYPINGFSQIGQWNEETNAYNAKFEQKWVNPNESTLNAMGQSLFLVQCAPCHGVDAEGIDGKAQDLTKRMSKDQIVYVIKNGANNLTEAFPGGMPPMMLQDEKEISDVAEYIASGFKGEAPAAYATCATCHGDNGEGMPFVGPNIKSYDDGIVLAVLKQGKKGLLGEMPHFNGRLNETQERALASYIRSIGDK
- a CDS encoding DUF4006 family protein, which gives rise to MANNTQMNENERGIFKLNGISGMLIAVVLLLTILAVLVTSAVLVQQREATNYYSINQDLQGLKANSPENHKHYQLIGNEK